TCGATCAGCAGCGTGACGTCCAATAGGAGACGCTCTTCATAGAGCGCCCTGAAACCTGAGGACACACTCCCATCATGCACCTGGGACAGGTACACCTCCACGTCCCCCCCCGACATCACACACCTGAGGGGGGGGACAAcgacagaggagggggtgagagggaaggagagaggtgaaaaGACAAATTACAGGCCGTGGCATGACACTGGTCCTGGTCCTAGACTGCTTATTATGGTGGTACAGGCTTGAACAGTACATGTTGCTTTAGGTTGTTTATCAGCTACAGCTCAGTTAACGTTGAAAGAAAATCTAAATAATTCCATATCGTGCAATATACATGACACTGTGTCTTGGCTTGTCTCTGAATTATGTCAGGAACGTAACAGGAACAAATGTTTGAATTCCCtcccacccttacacacacaaacacattaacacagcatcaggcccacacacacatgccctcacACTCGCACAGTATGCCAACCCTACGTATTGGCAGACACACATGATCCCTGACAGGCTGTAAGAAAACACCAACCAGCAATTCCAGCCTACACAAGGCCTACGCAAATACCTGCATGCACAATCACTTGTAAATACACTCTCATACCCACAAAGCATGcaagtatacacacatacacacaatgtaCACTCACCTCTGATTGGCCACGGGCATGTCAGAGGGGGTTGTCCGAGCCAATCAGAGGACAGTGCCCCTTGTGTCCAGGAAAAAACTAACAATGGCCCTTTTCTGTGGCGTGAATCACCTAGACAACAAACCCAACACAATGCCCACATTAAAGCATGTCTGCTGAGTCCATAAACATATGTGTCAACATTGTTTTATAAACTTTTCCCACTAACCTCTAGGAACATTTCCTGGCCAGACTATGCTGAGAGAATCTAAGAATCAGGAGACCCTAAATCTACACCTGCACACTAACACTCAAAGTTTCTGCAATTATTCGTCCTAGATTATGTTCCTCTTATCTTTTCAGAAGTCAAGGTGATTTAAGCAAGTTGGAAGGGGATGCATTCACTCTACTACTAGATCTATATGTCTTAAAGTGGTCCTACACATTGATTAAAATTAAGGATGCCATGTTTAACTCCATTCAACATTCGTAATAGGTCAGGTACGTGACTGCTCTTTGGGGAGGGATTGTGGACAAGATGTAAAGTAAGAAAGCGTTACTGTCAAGGAAACGGTACCTTTTTGGGCCCGGGTGGACAGTCTCGGGCTTCACAGAGAACACGGTGAGGGAACGCTCACATTTCCTCTGCTTATGTTTACCTTGATCTGACAgaccaaacaaaaacacaggtcATGACCAGCACACAACCTTCTTTAAAATAGTGTTTTGATTGAACCTATAACTCTCTCACATCATACAAACAACTAAAGTGCTGGCTCGATAGCTGTGCTTTTATCCACGTGAATTCTAGCGTGATGAATGCTGGCACTGAAGCAGATTAACCAAATTTGAGTCGGGTCACGACACGCGTCAAGTGCAAACAGCAACTTTAGCCTGCGCAGCAGCGACATCATCAGCGTAGGGGAGCATTGGCCACAGGTGTAAATATACATAGTTCACCTGTATATTATTGTATGGCGTAGGAAGCCTGTAAACAAGATGTGCAAAGGTATCTATGCTCATGATCTCATTTTGATATCCTAGCTAAACCTGTCTGAGCTCACGACTGGCTTAGCTGTGTAGTACTACAACTAGCTGTAGCCGCATTATATTTTCACTTACGGCCATTTATGGGATATTCAGTTGAGGTTTCCATGTAACTAGTCAAAGACAATTTTACAGTCACGGTTACGAATGTTATTGTCCCCTTACAATGGCATGCTATAAAAATTGGCTAgtcagctagctggctagctaagcTCGTTCTCACCTCGGCGATGCGAGTCCCCACAACCCCTCTTCGACCAAGCAGCTCTGGGTCCTTCGGACATGGGTTGTGGGTATGAATCCGGGATCAAGAAAACGGACTGTAAAAATGCATTTCCTTATAGTCCATTAGAACGCTCCCTCTTATTTAATTGGACTCTAAATGTTATAGAAATCAAAATACAGCTTGTCTATGGAGTCAATATCCATTGCCGACGCCATACTATTCTCTGCACTAGCGTCACATCCCGTTCGAACGGAACTGAAGGGCGTTGTGCAGTGCAGTGAACCTGCTGAATGCTGTCTTCAAGTCAACAAGTCAACATCAGGACCAGCCAGATTTGTCAATCAACCCAGTCAACTCCGAGCAGAATGAACCTGGACCTTCCACAATTAGTCAGGCATTAGAGCAATCTTCATGAAATCAATCATCATTCATTGCTCCAAAACCTGCACTAGTGATAGGCTAGTACTTCGATTTCCAGTTGATGCAATCAAAAAAAAATACTGTAATAGTGTTGGCTGAATACATTTGTGGCTGAACGGAAAAGTCAAAGCCATGTTCGTGGTCTCTTAGAGCGAAAACAGGGAGTCCTGCCTGCACCTGTGCCAAACAGCAGGACCCAAAGGTGTGATCACCACATGGCATTATGAAACACTCACTTTTTGGCAGATCCTGTCTGGATTTAACTGCCTGCCTCCATAGAAAGATGCATGACTGTCATGCACAAACTGGATTTATCAATTCATCATTTTCATTGTATTAATCAGGATGCTGCATATTAATATCACTGGTCAATGCCATAGCAATGGATATCACATATTGCATTGGAAATGCATCCAATTATAGGGCCCTATCCTCTCCGTTGACAGGTTAAATAAACGTAGGCTATGTGAGGGTACCATATCGTGATATACTGTGAGCATAAttagctaaatgtaatgtaattcaGACTTGTCCCTGGTGTACACCACGTACACAACCTCCTTACTATGGACAGAGTATATAAGTATTTAATACTCTTTGCTATGGATCCGAAATAGAAACTACAGAAGAGCACAACGTTGACTTTTAATGACATCATCACCAGGAGACGGACCCATGCACGCATCAGAAGTTTTTACTGGCTTCTATCGTGTTTATGTAGTCAAACAGCACGTTATCCATTAGATTAGACCTAATATATACGACAGTTTACACAATCCGTAATGGGCCAATAAGCTTTTATTTGGCtaaataaatgtacatttttgCATCAGAATATTGCATCATCCATAATGTAAGGACCCATGTCCTGCTTTGTTCATTATTAGCCAATACGAATACATATATTTAGTTCTCAACGTTCACAATATACTTTAATTTATACAAAAGTGTATTTcgatgcattttcatttgtgtatacaaatacaaacacgTAAATCACGTCGATGGTTTTTTTGTTCATGAAAATGATTCAGGCAATCGCTGCGCAATACTCGAATCCTTTTTCGTTCAAGATGGCGGGTGACGAGTCTGGAGTAACGCTGGGTCAGCCTCATCTTTCTAAACAAGATCTAAGTTCTCTGGTGAGTGTTTATCACTTTGGTAGCATTACTGTCGTCTTCAGGTTCCGATGCCAGTAAAGTTGGTGAAAACAATCTACCGTGGTGTTGTTGGGAGAGCGTTGGAAAACCGGTGTTGAAACACCGCCCGGCACATGACAGAAGTACTAAACGGCGTGGGGGTCTCTCCGAAGCTATGCGTTTATTGTACTTTCACCGAAGCTAACTTGCTATCCCGTTTTCTTGTCGTTATTAAAAAAAGCTAATGATCCGCCTAGTCTTATAATTGTTGATTAGTCTTTTCGATCAAATGTAGCAGCTGTTAATTGTTAGTAATATAGACAGGAAACCTGCCGCAACGTTTTCAGCAGCTTGCATCCTCATGTCCTGAATAGCCCGTGTTTGTCTCATTCTCTTTGATCGATCGGAACTGAAAGTAATTTATCTACTAACTCCGAAATTGATCATTCACTGAATAGAGTCACCTGGCATGGTGTTATAATGTCACTTATTATCAGCATCCTTGGTCGCATATAACGAGGTAGATACATTAACAATTAATGGACTAATGGATGGTTTATCTGGTATTATGCCTACAGTTTGTCTGTGGTTCTCTTCTGCAGTATTATCTAAGGTTTAAATGAAACCTAATTAGAATTAGAATCATTCCAATCAATTTACTTTTTCTTCAGGATGTGTCCAAACTGACCCCCCTCTCACAAGAGATCATTAGCAGACAAGCCACAATCAATATCGGTAAGAGAACTACATCACATAATTCCACcctatttataaaaaaaatcttaactGTTAAACATTTGACTAACTCCTTGAACTACACCATCTTGCACCTGCAGGCACCATCGGTCATGTGGCTCACGGGAAGTCCACAGTGGTCAAGGCAATTTCTGGTGTGCACACTGTAAGGTTCAAGAATGAACTGGAGAGGAACATTACCATAAAACTAGGCTATGCGAATGCAAAGGTAACCCTTGTCAACTGCCCTTTGATTAGAAATGAAAGTAGTCTACCTTGCAGACGATCAAAGTTCAATAACTCGGAAGTCTTCTAATCCCTCGTGCGTCTGCCCGACCCAGGTGTATAAACTGGACGACCCTAGCTGTCCCAGGCCAGAGTGCTACAGGTCGTGTGGCAGCAGCACGCCTGATGAGTTCCCCACAGACATCCCCGGCACTAAGGGCAACTTCAAACTAGTCAGGTAAGACTCGGTACCTGCACAGAATGAATCAAGTTCATGACATTGTGTTTCACACGGTCGGGGCATTTTTGCGCCTGCTGAACTCAAATCTCAAAGGAAAGGCTGTGTCTTGGGTGTGGGTAGGGGAGAGCCTTCCTCCAGTAacatcctcctgtctctcccactgtctcagGCATGTGTCGTTTGTGGATTGTCCCGGGCACGACATTCTGATGGCCACCATGTTGAACGGAGCTGCTGTCATGGACGCGGCTCTGCTCTTGATCGGTGAGACAGCTCCACCGATATTTGGATGTGACTCCCATCAAAGGAAGGATTGAGGCGGTCGCATTGGACCACAGCCTTAAGCCTTCCTTTGACTGGCAAATCCCAGCCTCATATGTTTCTGCATTAGCACTTCTATAAAGAGGAACAATCACAGGGTTGGGTTTGGCAGCTGTCTCGGCATGCTAAAGTGTTCTGTGCAGAACTCCCAGGTTCCTCAGGTTGCAAATAGCTCAACTTCTGGCAAGCCGCATATTCTTATAGAAACAAAGCAGGCCTTTGTTAAATGGGTTCTTTGTTGGCTAAGAACGCAGATGAAATGGAAGATTTGTTTCTGTAAGCCATACACAGCAGACTCAGCAGTTTTCATTAAATGTCTACATGTTTGAAAGGAGATGCTCTCAAGAGTCCGTGTTAAAATATCCCTCCTGTTCTGTCCTCTCCCAGCCGGTAACGAGTCGTGTCCCCAGCCCCAGACGTCGGAGCACCTGGCAGCCATAGAGATCATGAAGCTGaagcacattctgatcctgcaGAACAAGATCGACCTGGTCAAGGAGAGCCAGGCCAAGGAGCAGTATGAGCAGATCCTAGCCTTCGTACAGGGTGGGTGCCCCCTTTGTCTTAAGGTCTCTGCATGTTAAAGTGGCTTTAGAATGTGTTCACAGGGCATTTCTCCTTgacactgctctgtgtgtgtgcttgatctGTCCTCTCATATTTCTTGTTTCCCTACAGGCACCGTGGCAGAGGGCGCTCCAATCATTCCAATCTCTGCCCAGCTGAAGTACAATATCGAGGTGGTATGCGAGTACATCGTCAAAAAAATCCCTGTACCCATCAGAGACTTTACTTCCGAGCCCAGACTCATCggtaagacacacacgcacccacagaaacacacacgcacccacagaaacacacacagaaacacacacgcacccacagaaacacacaggatgACTGATAAGCGTCTCTGCCGCATGTCTTCAAGGGATTGTGTTCTGTTGGTTTCAGTGATCAGGTCGTTCGACGTGAACAAGCCGGGCTGTGAGGTGGACGATCTGAAAGGGGGTGTGGCAGGAGGCAGTATCCTGAAGGGCGTGCTCAAGGTAAAGCCCATCTGCCGCCTTGTCACCAAACCAGGAATGGAAGTCTCCCACCACGCCCTCAGAAATGACCCAgccctcctgctgtgtgtgtgtgtgtgtgctcaggtggGCCAGGAGCTGGAGGTGCGTCCAGGCATCGTGTCCAAAGACCACGAAGGGAAGCTCATGTGCAAACCCATCTTCTCCAAGATCGTGTCTCTGTTTGCCGAGCACAACGACCTGCAGTACGCCGCCCCCGGAGGCCTCATCGGTACGAGCTCACTGGCCTGGACAGCTGCCTCCGGGCCTGTCCTGAGGATTCTGGCTGTGGGCCTCTGAGGGGCTGGCCAGTTTAGTGTGGCTATAAAAAGCATTTCTAAAAAGGTTTGTGTGTTCTAGGTGTCGGCACCAAGATCGACCCGACCCTGTGCAGAGCCGACCGTATGGTTGGTCAGGTGTTGGGGGCTGTCGGGGCGCTGCCAGAGATCTTCACAGAGCTGGAGATCTCCTACTTCCTCCTCAGGAGGCTGCTGGGAGTACGCACTGAGGGAGACAAGAAGGCCGCCAAGGTGAGcactggtgcatgctgggatccGTAGTCGACGAaggtcccctcccccttttcccaGTGGCTTGCTGGTTTCTATGACTTCCGACATccgtgaggaagaggggggagctgGATGTAGAGGGCGAATGGCAGGTCAACTGAAGGCATGTGTGTTTACCCGTGGTCCTGTAGGTCCAGAAGCTGTCCAAGAACGAGGTGTTGATGGTCAACATCGGCTCGCTGTCAACAGGCGGGCGGGTGAGCGCCGTCAAGGCTGATCTGGCCAAGATCGTTCTGACCAATCCCGTCTGCACCGAGGTGGGGGAGAAGATCGCCCTCAGCCGTCGTGTGGAGAAACATTGGCGGTAAGTCTAGGAGGAGTGGCGGGAGGGAGGATTGGCTCAACGAGACAGTATACCACAACGTACAAACACATCAGCCCTCAGAAAGAGTTATATGAATGTTTATCGGATTGTGAGCCTTCTCTGTACACCTGTCTCATtggttctcttcctccctgtcttcaGCCTCATTGGCTGGGGCCAGATCAGGAGGGGCGTGACCATCACACCCACGGTGGAGGATGACTGAGGAACCATccggcgagtgtgtgtgtgtgtcgccatGGCGTTGCTCCTTTCAACAGAATGACACATCATCACACTTTTCATACTTGTAGCCgatggagggacagggaggaaaCAAGGGTGTCTCAGCAGAGTAAAGTGgcttcctctccatctttccttcACTTTCACTGTTCTGCTATATGCTAGCTGAGGCTAGTTGCTGTCACTTGTCTTGTGTGTTGAGACGAGGGCAGCggaaagaggtggagagaaagcgagggggCCACATTAGACTTTTGAGATGACCCCTTTTGAACGGGTAAAGGGCAGGTCCTGGGTTTTAACAGGAGTATCTCCCAAAACCAGGCTTGGGCGTTATTCTGTTGGATGCAACACTACAACTACAGAAAGAAATGTTGCAATAGACCGTATATGACTTGCCATTTATTCTGCATGAAAATCATATCCGTTTTACTGTTGAGCTGCATTTCTAGCTGAATATTTTGTGACATTGCACCCTCCAGTGTATGGCTCAGGTAAGGTTTCTACATTctgtagaggggggagggggggtattgTAGCGCCGTTCTTGCTGTTCTGTCCACAGCTTTCAATCTAATGAAACGGAATAAAATACATTTGGAAGAATTGTGTCTGGTGTATTTCTGTCCAGGTGGGTGTCCGTTTACTAGTTTCACTCATTTTCGTGAGGTATGTTTACCAAAGGAGTTGGAAAGTGACAGCACATCCGGCATGTTAGCGATACACCTGAGAAGCGCAAGACATGTTACGTCACTGGTGAACATAAAGTTGAAGCTCGCCGATAATTTTGTCACTGAAGAAAGCCAGGTCAATTCACACAAGGTAATTGATTTTGTGTAAATTTGACATCAATTTCGTTAAACAAAACGTAGGAACATTTTACCTGACATGTCAAGGTGCAAACTTAGTGGCGCTAATTAACTGCATTCTGTTGCCCGTGTTCGTGCTGCGTTTGACATGCACACGAAGTGAAAATGCATAACAACATTGCAGCTGACCTTAACATTTTAATTGCTTGGCTGTGCAAAGCGCAATGTCAACTCAAACGCTGGTATTGTCACTGCAGGTGCTTCCAGGCTGAAATGGAACTTGCTGGTATGTTGACCGACCGACTGCATTCTCTTGCCTGCCCACTGTAGGCTATTGGTTATCATAAAGACTCCTATCACAGTTACTGTAGCCGCAACAAATTTGTATCGATCTCACATTTGCTTAGCTAAATCCATTAATGTGGACACTGACCCCAAGGCAAAGCGGTTGTCAATAATGTTTTGTTATTGGAACATGAATTTGTGATTGTTCAGATGGACAGCGGGGACGGGAGGCGGGTCCGAGGCGCTCGCCCTTCGACCTCATCATGAATCAGATCCGCAGGAAGCGCCCCGGCTCTGATAAGAAGGGTTCCGGTCGCTTCCTGTCTCGCCAGTCAGATGGCGGGGGGATtcctgaggacagagagaccgaagagagggaggagaagcagaaaggagaggggactgGTAAAGTGACATGGAGAAATGATATTACATCAGAGAAGTTAAGGAAAGTGACCCTAAACGCTGATACTTTGTCTACTTTTCCGGGTGTACTTCCAGACCCAGCAGAGTCAGTGGAGACGCTGTATGATGGAGGatggggccgtgtgtgtgtgttcgtgcagAGGCTGGGAAAGAGAGCAGACAGCAGAAGTCTGAGTCTGGCTCACTGTGATCTCACTGCTACAGACACACTGGAGCTAGGTGAgactcactcactgactcactcacacacacatttatgtttCTATGTTTTTTCTGTCATTTCTCACATGTTCTCCTCTTAGGTACACTACTGCCATGCTTGCCTCAGTTGGAAGAGATGGACCTGTCATGGAACGAACTGATAGGAGGGTCTCTTCGGGccttgacctctcacctcctgcATGTGGGCGGGCTCAGAACTCTGAAGCTCTGCAGCTGTAGGCTGAATGCCGATGACATCAGTGCTCTAGGTGGGTCTGGAAACGGTGACATCACAGTTAACGTAGTAGAGCTTTCCTTGACGACATGAAGTGATAACGTGTgagttgacgtgtgtgtgtttagggggggCTCTGGAGCATGTGCCCTTACTGGAGGTGTTGGACTTGTCTTGGAACGTTGGGATTGGGGGAGGAACTTTGGAAGGCCTACTGGGTAAATTCCGCCCAACACTGAAAGAGCTACATCTGGTTGCCTGCCAGCTTACTGCAGCTGATGCCTCTACATTGGGTGAGAGAGACCTGTCTCCTGTAAAAATGTGAAATGACAATATCCTCAATAATTCCCTCCTGtaatctttcttttttattcctAGGTAGGATAATTAGTGGTCTTCcgaaactgtgtgtgttggacatTTCCTGTAACCCTCTACTGGctgaggcggaggaggggggggcagaggaaggggggccagggggaatAGGGATGGGGGATCttgtcccctttctctctcactgtccctctctcacAACACTCCGATTACATTCATGCGGTCTGACACCAAACACCCTTAACATTTTTGGTAAGGAGACAGTTGTGTTTTCCAACTTCAACCGGGAAGAGGTATTGTGAACAAGACTGACTGGAACCCACCCTGTGTTTACAAAGGTGGTTCGCTCCGCTATCTCCCATCCCTGCGTGAGTTAGATCTGTCCTGTAACAAGAAGCTGTCAGGAGGGTTAACCCTTCTGGCACCTCACCTGACCCACCTTCCACGCCTGGAGAGCCTAAGTCTACACCTctgctatctcacacacacagacctggcttCCCtgagtaagtatgtgtgtgttgatgtgtgtgtgtctaaaagagaaaatgtctgtgtgtttgtgtgataagGAGCCTATGGGTGTCTCCAGTCCAGgtgctcccctccctgtctgagTTGACCAAGCTTGACGTGTCGTCCAATAAGGAGGCAGGGGGCGTGGTCCAGCCTCTAGTCTCCGCCCTGCCTCTCCTACAGATGAGACAGCTCCCTCTCAACAGCTGCAGCCTGACCGAGGACTCATTCACTGCACTGGGTACTCATGTACATAGTGTCTGAAAGTGTTCTTAGGTCGTCTAAAAAACATCTTCGAAACACCTGGAATGAATGACCTGTAAAGGTCTCAagtcgttgtgtgtgtgtgttgtagcgcTGGCGATACCACACCTAAGACACGTTGACGTGTCGTGGTGTAAGGTGGCGGGGGGGCGGCTCGCCCTGCTGTTGGAGGCCCTGCAGCCGGGCGTTCTTCAGGAGCTGCACCTGAGCAGCTGTGACCTCACCACAGACGACCTGCTTCAGCTAGGTACCCCcccccaacatacacacacacacacacacactctcgcttcATACTTCAATCATCCCACTGCTCgcctgtttcctgtctgtctgtacttcCTGTAGGGGTTGTGTGTAAGCATGGCTGTCTCTCCTCCGTCCGTGTTCTGGACCTTTCCTATAACGGCGGTGTGGGG
The sequence above is drawn from the Osmerus eperlanus chromosome 15, fOsmEpe2.1, whole genome shotgun sequence genome and encodes:
- the eif2s3 gene encoding eukaryotic translation initiation factor 2 subunit 3; this translates as MAGDESGVTLGQPHLSKQDLSSLDVSKLTPLSQEIISRQATINIGTIGHVAHGKSTVVKAISGVHTVRFKNELERNITIKLGYANAKVYKLDDPSCPRPECYRSCGSSTPDEFPTDIPGTKGNFKLVRHVSFVDCPGHDILMATMLNGAAVMDAALLLIAGNESCPQPQTSEHLAAIEIMKLKHILILQNKIDLVKESQAKEQYEQILAFVQGTVAEGAPIIPISAQLKYNIEVVCEYIVKKIPVPIRDFTSEPRLIVIRSFDVNKPGCEVDDLKGGVAGGSILKGVLKVGQELEVRPGIVSKDHEGKLMCKPIFSKIVSLFAEHNDLQYAAPGGLIGVGTKIDPTLCRADRMVGQVLGAVGALPEIFTELEISYFLLRRLLGVRTEGDKKAAKVQKLSKNEVLMVNIGSLSTGGRVSAVKADLAKIVLTNPVCTEVGEKIALSRRVEKHWRLIGWGQIRRGVTITPTVEDD
- the lrrc31 gene encoding leucine-rich repeat-containing protein 31; this translates as MELADGQRGREAGPRRSPFDLIMNQIRRKRPGSDKKGSGRFLSRQSDGGGIPEDRETEEREEKQKGEGTDPAESVETLYDGGWGRVCVFVQRLGKRADSRSLSLAHCDLTATDTLELGTLLPCLPQLEEMDLSWNELIGGSLRALTSHLLHVGGLRTLKLCSCRLNADDISALGGALEHVPLLEVLDLSWNVGIGGGTLEGLLGKFRPTLKELHLVACQLTAADASTLGRIISGLPKLCVLDISCNPLLAEAEEGGAEEGGPGGIGMGDLVPFLSHCPSLTTLRLHSCGLTPNTLNIFGGSLRYLPSLRELDLSCNKKLSGGLTLLAPHLTHLPRLESLSLHLCYLTHTDLASLIQVLPSLSELTKLDVSSNKEAGGVVQPLVSALPLLQMRQLPLNSCSLTEDSFTALALAIPHLRHVDVSWCKVAGGRLALLLEALQPGVLQELHLSSCDLTTDDLLQLGVVCKHGCLSSVRVLDLSYNGGVGPEGWVGLFGAGGLGSLEDVDLSLRPLTSACSAAWLPSLLSALPHLPALVRLGMQRWTLTNQGRDKLNHALRKRAVLLEWDTPISTPSPNQDRLDEMQSEE